A stretch of the Sulfuricurvum sp. genome encodes the following:
- a CDS encoding succinate dehydrogenase/fumarate reductase iron-sulfur subunit, whose product MDALTSQKVTFKVFRFNEETDYLPYFNTYTLDVTHEEVVLDILNRIKWDHDGSLSYRRSCRHGICGVCSIKANGKGILACKTRLFDLVETFGNEITFEPLSTKRAIKDLIIDKKDFWDKHAAVNPYITGEIDENPVQEHLVSPLDAEKLLEADYCIQCGACHYSCPAVAINEEYFGPAAFAAAYRFSADVRDEDSLERLHLVNQEASGVWDCVKCMECAEVCPKEVNPIEKITKLHNMVFEANIAKNNVATRHAVGFAHSIAKHGLLDEGELVRYSEGNIGVLKHVPVALKMFSKGKIVLPWNMPKADKLDEIKKLVKSSSTVKF is encoded by the coding sequence ATGGATGCACTTACATCACAAAAGGTGACGTTTAAGGTTTTTCGTTTTAACGAAGAGACCGATTATCTCCCATATTTCAATACTTATACCCTAGACGTTACTCACGAAGAGGTTGTCTTAGACATATTAAACCGTATTAAATGGGATCACGACGGTTCATTGTCGTATCGCCGAAGTTGCCGCCACGGTATTTGTGGGGTTTGTTCGATAAAAGCAAACGGAAAAGGGATTCTTGCCTGTAAAACCCGTTTGTTTGACCTTGTCGAAACATTCGGAAATGAAATCACCTTTGAACCGCTTAGTACTAAACGAGCTATCAAAGATTTGATTATCGATAAAAAAGATTTCTGGGATAAACACGCGGCGGTAAATCCTTATATTACCGGTGAGATTGATGAAAATCCGGTTCAAGAGCATTTGGTAAGTCCTCTTGATGCTGAAAAACTGCTCGAAGCTGATTATTGTATCCAATGCGGTGCATGTCACTACTCATGTCCTGCGGTTGCCATTAATGAAGAGTATTTCGGGCCTGCGGCGTTTGCAGCAGCCTACCGTTTTTCTGCCGATGTCCGTGATGAAGATTCACTAGAGCGTCTACACCTCGTTAATCAAGAAGCAAGCGGTGTTTGGGATTGTGTTAAATGTATGGAGTGTGCGGAGGTTTGTCCTAAAGAGGTTAACCCTATTGAGAAAATAACCAAGCTCCATAATATGGTTTTTGAAGCAAATATTGCTAAAAACAATGTTGCGACTCGACACGCTGTCGGTTTTGCTCACTCTATTGCCAAACACGGTTTGTTGGATGAGGGAGAGTTAGTACGTTACTCTGAGGGGAATATCGGTGTCCTAAAACATGTTCCTGTTGCACTCAAAATGTTTAGTAAAGGCAAAATTGTCTTGCCATGGAATATGCCAAAAGCAGATAAATTAGACGAGATCAAAAAACTTGTCAAGTCATCATCAACTGTAAAGTTTTAG
- a CDS encoding CoB--CoM heterodisulfide reductase iron-sulfur subunit B family protein: MKQLKYALFTGCTAKESTPEQMMSTLAVAKKLGIELIELTEASCCGASHLQDYDDFLSLVLNARNIAYAEKHALTMVTICNTCQLNTAMTKHRLDHNAELKAKVNEKLAEVGLEYKGTSQITHFLYALIDDFGLDKIKEMVVKPLSQFNIAPFYGCHNIRPSELQNETHKGHESAYTPTSLDDLIVACGGLSVDYVEKTKCCGFHAELQAPRTAAVLTGNAVAGAMDANADWMVTPCPLCHLKLDTQTHHASVAIGRDVSLPVLHMQQMVGLALGCTSEELGLKHHVTKVDFV, from the coding sequence ATGAAACAATTAAAATACGCACTTTTTACCGGTTGTACTGCTAAAGAGAGTACTCCTGAACAGATGATGTCAACCCTAGCAGTAGCAAAAAAGCTTGGGATAGAACTCATAGAACTCACCGAAGCTTCATGTTGCGGTGCTTCTCACCTACAAGATTACGATGATTTTCTATCGTTAGTTTTAAATGCACGTAACATCGCGTATGCAGAAAAACATGCTCTTACGATGGTGACTATCTGTAATACCTGTCAGCTAAATACGGCAATGACCAAACACAGACTCGATCACAATGCAGAACTCAAAGCAAAAGTGAATGAAAAACTCGCCGAAGTAGGTTTAGAATACAAAGGGACTTCACAAATTACCCATTTCTTATACGCACTTATCGATGATTTCGGTTTGGATAAAATCAAAGAGATGGTGGTTAAACCGTTAAGCCAATTTAACATTGCACCGTTTTATGGATGTCATAATATCCGCCCATCAGAACTTCAAAACGAGACACATAAAGGTCATGAAAGTGCCTACACTCCAACATCACTCGATGATCTTATCGTCGCATGCGGCGGTTTGAGTGTCGATTATGTGGAGAAAACCAAATGTTGCGGTTTCCATGCTGAACTTCAAGCACCACGTACCGCTGCCGTTCTCACTGGAAATGCCGTTGCGGGTGCTATGGATGCGAATGCCGATTGGATGGTAACGCCGTGTCCATTGTGTCACCTAAAACTCGATACTCAAACACACCATGCCTCAGTTGCCATCGGTCGTGATGTATCACTACCGGTTCTTCATATGCAACAAATGGTAGGATTGGCTCTTGGATGTACATCTGAAGAACTTGGTCTCAAACACCACGTAACGAAAGTCGATTTCGTTTAA